One window of the Rhizorhabdus dicambivorans genome contains the following:
- a CDS encoding dicarboxylate/amino acid:cation symporter: MATATKPQSPYVSSFGLQVLAGMAIGLLLGLLARSMGPAGGDPNALAQTLDLIGSLFVQLLKALVPPLIFAAIVTSIVNLRDLTNAARLVGQTLLWFAITALIAVSIGIALGLLIQPGVAAGVAHSEAAVPKTMGSWLDFIKGLVPANALGIYASNKTGDDGAVTTSIGFNVLQIIVLSIAVGAAALKAGEAAEPFIGFVRGLLMIMRRLLWWVIRLTPIGSAGLIGAAVVKYGWDALAGLSAFALSVYIGLGLVLLVVYPLLLLANGISPRRYFAGAWPAIQLGFVSRSSVGTLPVTERSAELLGVPKSYASFAVPLASTTKMDGCAAIYPAISAIFVAQFYAIPLGVTDYGLIVLASVLGSAATAGLTGATVMLTLTLSTLGLPLEGAGLLLAIDPILDMGRTAVNVAGQILVPMIVARREGILEEPAAEGVLVAEA; this comes from the coding sequence ATGGCCACAGCGACCAAGCCGCAATCCCCTTATGTCAGCAGCTTCGGGCTGCAGGTGCTGGCCGGCATGGCCATCGGCCTGCTGCTGGGCCTGCTCGCGCGGTCGATGGGGCCGGCCGGCGGCGATCCCAACGCGCTCGCCCAGACGCTCGACCTGATCGGCTCGCTGTTCGTCCAGCTGCTCAAGGCGCTGGTACCGCCGCTGATCTTCGCGGCGATCGTCACGTCGATCGTCAATCTGCGCGACCTGACCAACGCCGCGCGGCTGGTCGGCCAGACGCTGCTATGGTTCGCGATCACCGCGTTGATCGCGGTGAGCATCGGCATCGCGCTGGGGCTGCTGATCCAGCCCGGCGTCGCGGCCGGGGTCGCGCACAGCGAGGCGGCGGTGCCCAAGACGATGGGCAGCTGGCTGGACTTCATCAAGGGGCTGGTGCCCGCCAATGCGCTCGGCATCTATGCCAGCAACAAGACCGGAGACGACGGCGCCGTCACCACCTCGATCGGCTTCAACGTCCTCCAGATCATCGTCCTCTCGATCGCGGTCGGCGCCGCCGCGCTGAAGGCGGGGGAGGCGGCCGAGCCGTTCATCGGCTTCGTGCGCGGCCTGCTGATGATCATGCGCAGGCTGCTCTGGTGGGTGATCCGGCTGACCCCGATTGGCAGCGCGGGACTGATCGGCGCCGCGGTGGTCAAATATGGCTGGGATGCACTGGCAGGGCTGAGCGCCTTCGCGCTGTCGGTCTATATCGGCCTCGGGCTGGTGCTGCTGGTGGTCTATCCGCTGCTGCTGCTCGCCAACGGCATCAGCCCGCGCCGCTATTTCGCGGGGGCATGGCCGGCGATCCAGCTCGGCTTCGTGTCGCGTTCCTCGGTCGGCACCCTGCCCGTTACCGAGCGCTCGGCCGAGCTGCTCGGCGTTCCGAAGAGCTATGCGAGCTTCGCGGTGCCGCTCGCCTCGACCACCAAGATGGACGGCTGCGCGGCGATCTATCCGGCGATTTCGGCGATCTTCGTCGCGCAATTCTACGCGATCCCATTGGGCGTCACCGACTATGGACTGATCGTGCTGGCTTCGGTGCTGGGCTCCGCCGCGACCGCCGGGCTGACCGGCGCGACGGTGATGCTGACCCTCACCCTCTCCACCCTCGGCCTGCCGCTGGAAGGGGCAGGCCTGCTGCTGGCGATCGACCCGATCCTCGACATGGGGCGCACCGCCGTCAACGTCGCCGGCCAGATCCTGGTGCCGATGATCGTCGCCAGGCGCGAGGGGATATTGGAGGAGCCGGCGGCGGAGGGCGTGCTGGTGGCGGAAGCCTAG
- a CDS encoding ShlB/FhaC/HecB family hemolysin secretion/activation protein — protein sequence MRPSTGLVAAGLALGAPIMAAGAQSPLILDRNRADRIQPITPTVPNAARQAPATAAPVIEGGAEQGGTIIKAIRFVGTQAPIEAARAAEAYIGKPATRATLQNVAAAVSAGYAKADVALYSVLIPNQDISDGVLRVLLIEGTVEQVIVTDTSTGRARRLVAAIGDRLTAEKPLRKSTLQRYVSLIQDVPGTTTDIDIVQGSAQGLVRIVLTVRDKKNEFASGFDNRAGSTYRGGAFTARATLFHLLRGGDQTDINLAASTNFRNYRYASLSHSTAIGSNGGRLALSAGYLKTKPRNTPIKGDAEIVGLTYSYPLIRDYRRNLTASAGVDGLNSDNAAFGQLIASERTRAARVALGYVEALPKRTLAGGVTVSRGLDMLGARVTAPLAETRFTKANARISLDQAIGKTFIARLRLSGQYSRDRLPAAERFAVGGEELGRAFEIAVLTGDRGAGALAELAVKPMMKSKLFGATELYAFADAAKLRILPRGPLPGGTFDLASAGGGLRLAYTSKAALFLEAAKPLDRPYAGYEKDWRLSVGWKLALRS from the coding sequence ATGAGACCATCGACCGGGCTGGTCGCAGCCGGGCTGGCGCTCGGCGCGCCGATCATGGCGGCTGGGGCGCAGTCGCCGCTGATCCTCGACCGCAACCGCGCGGATCGCATTCAGCCGATCACGCCCACCGTGCCCAATGCGGCGCGGCAGGCGCCGGCCACGGCGGCGCCGGTGATCGAAGGTGGCGCCGAACAGGGCGGCACGATCATCAAGGCCATCCGCTTCGTCGGCACCCAGGCGCCGATCGAAGCCGCGCGGGCCGCCGAAGCCTATATCGGCAAGCCGGCCACGCGCGCCACGCTGCAGAATGTCGCGGCGGCTGTCTCGGCCGGCTATGCAAAAGCCGACGTCGCGCTCTATTCGGTGCTGATCCCCAACCAGGACATATCGGACGGCGTGCTGCGGGTGCTGCTGATCGAGGGCACCGTCGAGCAGGTGATCGTCACCGATACGTCGACCGGGCGCGCGCGCCGCCTGGTTGCCGCGATCGGCGACCGGCTGACCGCCGAGAAGCCGCTGCGCAAATCGACCCTGCAGCGTTATGTTTCGCTGATCCAGGATGTGCCGGGAACCACGACCGACATCGACATCGTCCAGGGATCGGCGCAGGGCTTGGTCCGTATCGTCCTGACCGTCCGCGACAAGAAGAACGAGTTCGCCAGCGGCTTCGACAACCGCGCGGGCTCCACCTATCGCGGCGGCGCCTTCACCGCGAGGGCGACCCTGTTCCATCTGCTGCGCGGCGGCGACCAGACCGACATCAATCTCGCCGCATCGACCAATTTCCGCAATTACCGCTATGCCTCGCTCAGCCATTCGACTGCGATCGGCAGCAATGGCGGGCGGCTGGCCCTATCGGCCGGCTATCTCAAGACGAAACCCCGCAATACGCCGATCAAGGGCGACGCGGAGATCGTCGGGCTGACCTACAGCTATCCGCTGATCCGCGATTACCGGCGCAACCTCACCGCCTCGGCCGGAGTCGACGGGCTGAACAGCGACAATGCCGCCTTCGGCCAGCTCATCGCCAGCGAACGCACCCGCGCCGCTCGCGTCGCACTTGGCTATGTCGAGGCACTGCCGAAGCGGACGCTGGCCGGCGGCGTCACCGTCAGCCGCGGTCTCGACATGCTCGGCGCCCGGGTGACCGCACCGCTGGCGGAAACGCGGTTCACCAAGGCCAACGCCCGGATCAGCCTCGACCAGGCGATCGGCAAGACCTTCATCGCCCGGCTGCGGCTGAGCGGCCAATATAGCCGCGACAGGCTTCCCGCGGCGGAGCGTTTCGCGGTCGGCGGCGAGGAGCTGGGCCGCGCCTTCGAGATCGCGGTGCTGACCGGCGATCGCGGCGCGGGCGCCCTGGCCGAGCTGGCGGTCAAGCCGATGATGAAGTCGAAGCTGTTCGGGGCGACCGAACTCTATGCCTTTGCCGATGCGGCGAAGCTGCGCATCCTGCCGCGCGGCCCGCTGCCCGGCGGGACCTTCGACCTCGCCTCGGCCGGCGGCGGCCTGCGCCTGGCCTATACCAGCAAGGCGGCGCTGTTCCTCGAGGCGGCCAAGCCGCTCGACCGGCCCTATGCCGGCTATGAGAAGGACTGGCGTCTTTCGGTCGGCTGGAAACTGGCGTTGCGGTCCTAG
- a CDS encoding DUF3667 domain-containing protein yields the protein MSGEFEAMADAATGGLAAGAIDGTGRSRHEGHGGACLNCGTALVGPHCHRCGQTAHIHRTASGLFHDIAHGVFHFEGRTWHTLPLLFWRPGEVTRRYIQGERVNFVSPMALFLFSVFLMVAVFGVLGGPFGPLNTGDVAATAKARTDAANELKRVETEIRTLKARKDALKAQGRSDPKLNEQLGDLISDEAGLRLVTKGILKPNIKSQPIDIEEAGIKTGVPGVDHVIQHAADNPELAAYKLQSSAYKFSWALIPISLPFIWLLFAFRRDVGMYDHAIFATYSLSAMTLMVVALSIGAALGLWGGAIAAVLLLFPPWHMYRQLKGAYGLGRFGALWRTFALIISAYTAALIFFIFLLTMGA from the coding sequence ATGTCAGGGGAATTCGAAGCAATGGCCGATGCCGCCACCGGCGGCCTTGCGGCGGGGGCGATCGACGGGACGGGCCGATCGCGTCATGAAGGTCATGGCGGCGCCTGCCTCAACTGCGGCACCGCGCTGGTCGGGCCGCATTGCCATCGATGCGGCCAGACGGCGCATATCCATCGCACCGCGTCAGGCCTGTTTCACGACATAGCCCATGGCGTGTTCCATTTCGAAGGACGGACCTGGCACACCTTGCCGCTGCTGTTCTGGCGGCCGGGGGAAGTGACCCGGCGCTACATCCAGGGCGAACGTGTGAACTTCGTCTCGCCGATGGCGCTGTTCCTCTTCTCGGTCTTCCTGATGGTCGCGGTCTTCGGGGTGCTGGGCGGGCCGTTCGGACCGCTCAACACGGGCGATGTCGCCGCCACCGCCAAGGCGCGGACCGACGCGGCCAATGAGCTGAAGCGGGTCGAGACCGAAATAAGGACGCTCAAGGCGCGCAAGGATGCGCTCAAGGCCCAAGGCAGGAGCGACCCCAAGCTGAACGAACAGCTGGGCGATCTCATCTCCGACGAGGCGGGGCTGCGGCTGGTGACCAAGGGCATCCTCAAACCCAACATCAAGTCACAGCCGATCGATATCGAGGAGGCCGGGATCAAGACCGGGGTTCCCGGGGTCGACCATGTCATCCAGCATGCCGCCGACAATCCCGAGCTGGCGGCCTACAAGCTCCAGTCGAGCGCCTATAAATTCTCCTGGGCGCTGATCCCCATCTCCCTGCCCTTCATCTGGCTGCTGTTCGCCTTCCGCCGCGATGTCGGCATGTATGATCACGCCATCTTTGCCACCTATTCGCTGTCGGCGATGACCCTGATGGTGGTCGCGCTGAGCATCGGCGCCGCGCTGGGCCTGTGGGGTGGGGCGATCGCGGCGGTGCTGCTGCTGTTCCCGCCCTGGCACATGTACCGCCAGCTCAAGGGGGCTTACGGACTTGGCCGCTTCGGCGCG
- a CDS encoding MarR family winged helix-turn-helix transcriptional regulator, protein MRSLLPAMAGEKPLGANRAGAGGLRASMERALHFRRAQHQVFPETVLRGACWDIMLSCMAGELAGRPVCVKQIRTQLRESQTSVLRRIDELERSGLVQRRRDEMDGRRTLLRLTPEGDDAMSRFFSALDDSAG, encoded by the coding sequence TTGCGATCGCTGCTGCCGGCTATGGCCGGCGAAAAGCCCCTGGGTGCGAATAGGGCCGGTGCCGGCGGACTTCGCGCCAGCATGGAACGCGCGCTGCACTTCCGCCGGGCGCAGCATCAGGTCTTTCCGGAAACCGTCCTGCGTGGTGCCTGCTGGGATATCATGCTCAGCTGCATGGCAGGCGAACTGGCCGGCCGGCCGGTTTGCGTGAAGCAGATCCGCACCCAGCTCCGGGAATCGCAGACATCCGTGCTGCGGCGGATCGATGAACTGGAACGATCGGGTCTCGTGCAGCGTCGCCGTGACGAGATGGATGGACGACGGACCCTGTTGCGCCTCACCCCGGAGGGTGACGATGCCATGTCGCGTTTTTTCTCCGCCTTGGACGATTCGGCTGGCTGA
- a CDS encoding glutamate-5-semialdehyde dehydrogenase, giving the protein MTEAVAMRPTDAAALIADMGTRARAAAARLAGTPTADKARALVEAAKAIRTQGEAILAANAGDVARAQANGLSAAMIDRLTLNPARLEGMAAGLEAVAGLPDPVGETIDETRRPNGLILQRVRVPLGVIGIIYESRPNVTADAGALSLMSGNACILRGGSEASASNRAIHAALLDGVRAAGLPDDAIQLVPVTDRAAVGAMLTAQGLIDIIVPRGGKSLVARVQDEARVPVLAHLDGIVHLYIDGAADPAKALPLAVNAKMRRTGVCGATETILIDRAYAAPQPILAALIEAGCEVRGDGAIQALDARVKPASDNDWDCEYLDSIVSVAMVDGIEAAMAHIARHSSHHTDAIVTEDQAKADRFLSAVDSAIVMHNASTQFADGGEFGLGAEIGISTGRMHARGPVALEGLTTYKWLVRGSGQLRP; this is encoded by the coding sequence ATGACCGAAGCCGTTGCCATGCGCCCCACCGACGCCGCCGCCCTGATCGCGGATATGGGCACACGTGCCCGTGCCGCCGCCGCCCGGCTCGCGGGAACGCCGACCGCCGACAAGGCGAGGGCACTGGTCGAGGCCGCGAAGGCGATCCGCACGCAGGGCGAGGCGATCCTCGCCGCCAATGCCGGGGATGTCGCGCGGGCCCAGGCCAATGGCCTGTCGGCGGCGATGATCGACCGGCTGACGCTGAACCCCGCGCGGCTGGAAGGCATGGCGGCGGGCCTGGAGGCGGTTGCCGGCCTGCCCGATCCGGTCGGCGAGACGATCGACGAGACGCGGCGGCCGAACGGCCTGATCCTTCAGCGGGTGCGCGTGCCGCTGGGCGTGATCGGCATCATCTATGAAAGCCGCCCCAACGTCACTGCCGATGCCGGTGCGCTGTCGCTGATGTCGGGCAATGCCTGCATATTGCGCGGCGGTTCCGAGGCGTCGGCCAGCAACCGCGCGATCCACGCCGCGCTGCTCGATGGCGTGCGCGCGGCGGGCCTGCCTGACGACGCGATCCAGCTGGTGCCGGTCACCGATCGCGCGGCGGTCGGTGCGATGCTGACGGCGCAGGGGCTGATCGACATCATCGTGCCGCGTGGCGGCAAGAGCCTGGTCGCGCGCGTGCAGGATGAGGCACGGGTGCCGGTGCTTGCCCATCTCGACGGCATCGTCCATCTCTATATCGACGGTGCCGCCGATCCGGCCAAGGCGCTGCCGCTCGCGGTCAACGCCAAGATGCGCCGCACCGGCGTCTGCGGCGCGACCGAGACGATCCTGATCGACCGCGCCTATGCCGCCCCCCAACCCATCCTCGCCGCGCTGATCGAGGCGGGTTGCGAGGTCCGCGGCGACGGCGCGATCCAGGCGCTCGACGCGCGGGTGAAGCCGGCGTCCGACAATGACTGGGACTGCGAATATCTCGACAGCATCGTCTCGGTGGCGATGGTCGACGGGATCGAGGCGGCGATGGCGCACATCGCCCGCCACAGTTCGCACCACACCGACGCGATCGTCACCGAGGACCAGGCAAAGGCCGATCGCTTCCTGAGCGCGGTCGACAGCGCGATCGTGATGCACAACGCCTCCACCCAGTTCGCCGATGGCGGCGAGTTCGGGCTGGGCGCCGAGATCGGCATCTCCACCGGCCGGATGCACGCGCGCGGCCCGGTCGCGCTCGAAGGGCTCACCACCTACAAATGGCTGGTGCGCGGTTCGGGGCAATTGCGCCCCTGA